A section of the Jannaschia sp. S6380 genome encodes:
- a CDS encoding DUF805 domain-containing protein, giving the protein MGPRKAILTGLRRTFDFTGRSSRSEYLWFVLIMTVTLVIAIAFCHLFLVGPSAWIGTAIVVALLYVPVTSAGVRRLHDAGFRGTLMLDPLVPTAKLAIVVGVLALVPPLSWLTGAIFGWSMGLAVVFPLPILVLAIGIGIGLAITAIGTLVAFTNTAAHLLLPSRRTPT; this is encoded by the coding sequence ATGGGACCGCGCAAGGCAATCCTGACCGGGCTTCGCAGAACGTTTGACTTTACCGGTCGTTCGTCGCGATCGGAGTACCTATGGTTCGTCCTTATCATGACGGTCACGCTCGTGATTGCGATCGCCTTCTGTCATCTCTTCCTGGTGGGACCCTCGGCTTGGATCGGGACGGCCATCGTTGTGGCCCTGCTCTATGTTCCCGTCACATCGGCAGGGGTGAGACGCCTTCACGATGCGGGCTTTCGCGGTACTCTGATGCTTGATCCGCTCGTTCCAACGGCGAAACTTGCGATCGTCGTCGGCGTGCTTGCTCTCGTACCACCACTCTCGTGGTTAACAGGGGCTATATTCGGTTGGTCCATGGGTCTCGCCGTTGTTTTTCCGTTGCCGATCCTCGTGCTAGCGATCGGGATAGGGATTGGGCTGGCGATCACGGCAATCGGTACGCTCGTCGCTTTCACGAATACCGCCGCACATCTCCTGCTTCCCTCCAGGCGGACGCCGACATGA